Proteins encoded in a region of the Canis lupus dingo isolate Sandy chromosome 17, ASM325472v2, whole genome shotgun sequence genome:
- the CCT7 gene encoding T-complex protein 1 subunit eta isoform X1, producing MMPTPVILLKEGTDSSQGIPQLVSNISACQVIAEAVRTTLGPRGMDKLIVDGRGKATISNDGATILKLLDVVHPAAKTLVDIAKSQDAEVGDGTTSVTLLAAEFLKQVKPYVEEGLHPQIIIRAFRTATQLAVNKIKEIAVTVKKEDKVEQRKLLEKCAMTALSSKLISQQKAFFAKMVVDAVIMLDELLQLKMIGIKKVQGGALEESQLVAGVAFKKTFSYAGFEMQPKKYNNPMIALLNVELELKAEKDNAEIRVHTVEDYQAIVDAEWNILYDKLERIHHSGAKVVLSKLPIGDVATQYFADRDMFCAGRVPEEDLKRTMMACGGSIQTSVNALSADVLGRCQVFEETQIGGERYNFFTGCPKAKTCTIILRGGAEQFMEETERSLHDAIMIVRRAIKNDSVVAGGGAIEMELSKYLRDYSRTIPGKQQLLIGAYAKALEIIPRQLCDNAGFDATNILNKLRARHAQGGMWYGVDVNNEDIADNFEAFVWEPAMVRINALTAASEAACLIVSVDETIKNPRSTVDAPPAAGRGRGRGRPH from the exons ATGATG cCCACACCAGTTATCCTGTTAAAAGAGGGGACCGATAGCTCCCAGGGCATCCCCCAGCTTGTAAGTAACATCAGTGCCTGCCAAGTGATTGCGGAGGCTGTAAGAACCACCCTAGGCCCTCGTGGCATGGACAAGCTGATTGTAGATGGCCGAG GCAAAGCAACAATTTCTAATGATGGGGCCACAATTCTGAAACTCCTTGATGTTGTCCATCCAGCAGCAAAGACTCTAGTGGACATTGCTAAATCCCAAGACGCTGAG GTCGGTGATGGTACCACCTCAGTGACCCTGCTGGCTGCAGAGTTTCTGAAGCAGGTGAAACCCTATGTGGAAGAAGGTTTGCACCCACAGATCATCATCCGAGCTTTCCGCACTGCCACCCAGTTG GCAGTTAACAAGATCAAAGAGATCGCTGTGACCGTGAAGAAGGAAGATAAAGT GGAACAGAGGAAGCTGCTGGAGAAGTGTGCCATGACCGCCCTGAGCTCTAAGCTGATTTCCCAGCAGAAAGCCTTCTTCGCTAAGATGGTGGTGGATGCAGTGATAATGCTCGATGAGTTGTTGCAGCTTAAAATGATTGGAATCAAGAAGGTGCAAGGTGGTGCTCTAGAG gagTCCCAGCTGGTAGCTGGCGTTGCATTCAAGAAGACTTTCTCTTATGCTGGGTTTGAAATGCAACCCAAAAAGTACAACAATCCAATGATTGCCCTTTTAAATGTTGAGCTTGAGCTGAAAGCTGAGAAAGATAATGCTGAAATCAGAGTCCACACGGTGGAG GATTATCAGGCAATTGTTGATGCTGAGTGGAACATTCTCTATGACAAGTTAGAGAGGATCCATCATTCTGGAGCCAAAGTCGTCTTATCCAAACTCCCCATTGGGGATGTGGCCACCCAGTACTTTGCCGACAGGGACATGTTCTGTGCTGGCCGGGTGCCGGAGGAGGATCTGAAGAGGACAATGATG GCCTGCGGAGGCTCCATCCAAACCAGTGTGAATGCTCTGTCAGCTGATGTGCTAGGCCGCTGCCAGGTCTTTGAAGAGACGCAGATTGGAGGCGAGAG GTACAATTTCTTCACTGGCTGCCCCAAGGCCAAGACCTGCACTATCATCCTTCGTGGTGGTGCTGAGCAGTTTATGGAGGAGACAGAGCGGTCTCTGCATGACGCCATCATGATCGTCAGGAGGGCCATCAAG AATGATTCAGTGGTAGCTGGTGGCGGGGCCATTGAGATGGAGCTTTCCAAGTATCTGCGGGATTACTCAAGGACCATTCCAGGAAAACAGCAGCTGTTGATCGGGGCATATGCCAAGGCCTTGGAAATTATCCCACGTCAGCTGTGTGACAATGCTGGCTTTGATGCCACAAACATCCTCAACAAGCTGCGAGCTCGGCATGCCCAG gGGGGCATGTGGTATGGAGTGGACGTCAACAATGAGGACATTGCTGACAACTTTGAGGCGTTTGTGTGGGAGCCAGCCATG
- the PRADC1 gene encoding protease-associated domain-containing protein 1 isoform X1 yields the protein MVPGAAGWWCLVLWLPACVAAHGLRIHDYLYFQVLSPGDIRYIFTATPAKDFGGIFHTRYEQIHLVPAEPSEACGELSNGFFIQDQIALVERGGCSFLSKTRVVQEHGGRAVIISDNAVDNDSFYVEMIQDSTQRTADIPALFLLGRDGAVRPSSDCHVVTPSVAGWKGEASDGQVSMAMGPRGRTLLGPDLGCSCSHLESVCVLCGGSSERLNDSIEPEPLSSSV from the exons ATGGTCCCCGGCGCCGCGGGCTGGTGGTGTCTCGTGCTCTGGCTCCCCGCGTGCGTCGCGGCCCACG GCTTACGCATCCATGATTATTTGTACTTCCAAGTGCTGAGTCCTGGAGACATTCGATACATCTTCACAGCCACACCTGCCAAGGACTTTGGTGGTATCTTT CACACAAGGTATGAGCAGATTCACCTTGTCCCTGCAGAACCTTCAGAGGCCTGTGGGGAGCTCAGCAACGGTTTCTTCATCCAGGACCAGATTGCTCTGGTGGAGAGAGG gggctgctccttcctctccaagACCCGAGTGGTGCAGGAGCACGGCGGGCGGGCAGTGATCATCTCTGACAATGCGGTTGACAATGACAGCTTCTACGTGGAGATGATCCAGGACAGTACCCAGCGCACAGCTGACATCCCTGCTCTCTTCCTGCTCGGCCGAGATGG tgCAGTCAGGCCATCCTCAGATTGCCACGTTGTTACCCCCTCTGTAGCAGGTTGGAAGGGGGAAGCCTCAGATGGACAGGTAAGCATGGCCATGGGGCCAAGGGGAAGAACACTGTTAGGGCCTGACCTTGGCTGCAGCTGCTCTCAtctggagagtgtgtgtgtattgtgcGGGGGCAGTTCTGAGAGGCTCAATGACAGCATAGAGCCTGAGCCACTCAGCAGCAGTGTCTAG
- the PRADC1 gene encoding protease-associated domain-containing protein 1 isoform X3, translating to MVPGAAGWWCLVLWLPACVAAHGLRIHDYLYFQVLSPGDIRYIFTATPAKDFGGIFHTRYEQIHLVPAEPSEACGELSNGFFIQDQIALVERGGCSFLSKTRVVQEHGGRAVIISDNAVDNDSFYVEMIQDSTQRTADIPALFLLGRDGWSMKASSCSRS from the exons ATGGTCCCCGGCGCCGCGGGCTGGTGGTGTCTCGTGCTCTGGCTCCCCGCGTGCGTCGCGGCCCACG GCTTACGCATCCATGATTATTTGTACTTCCAAGTGCTGAGTCCTGGAGACATTCGATACATCTTCACAGCCACACCTGCCAAGGACTTTGGTGGTATCTTT CACACAAGGTATGAGCAGATTCACCTTGTCCCTGCAGAACCTTCAGAGGCCTGTGGGGAGCTCAGCAACGGTTTCTTCATCCAGGACCAGATTGCTCTGGTGGAGAGAGG gggctgctccttcctctccaagACCCGAGTGGTGCAGGAGCACGGCGGGCGGGCAGTGATCATCTCTGACAATGCGGTTGACAATGACAGCTTCTACGTGGAGATGATCCAGGACAGTACCCAGCGCACAGCTGACATCCCTGCTCTCTTCCTGCTCGGCCGAGATGG CTGGTCAATGAAGGCGTCCAGCTGCTCTCGGTCCTGA
- the PRADC1 gene encoding protease-associated domain-containing protein 1 isoform X2, whose translation MVPGAAGWWCLVLWLPACVAAHGLRIHDYLYFQVLSPGDIRYIFTATPAKDFGGIFHTRYEQIHLVPAEPSEACGELSNGFFIQDQIALVERGGCSFLSKTRVVQEHGGRAVIISDNAVDNDSFYVEMIQDSTQRTADIPALFLLGRDGYMIRRSLEQHGLPWAIISIPVNVTSIPTFELLQPPWTFW comes from the exons ATGGTCCCCGGCGCCGCGGGCTGGTGGTGTCTCGTGCTCTGGCTCCCCGCGTGCGTCGCGGCCCACG GCTTACGCATCCATGATTATTTGTACTTCCAAGTGCTGAGTCCTGGAGACATTCGATACATCTTCACAGCCACACCTGCCAAGGACTTTGGTGGTATCTTT CACACAAGGTATGAGCAGATTCACCTTGTCCCTGCAGAACCTTCAGAGGCCTGTGGGGAGCTCAGCAACGGTTTCTTCATCCAGGACCAGATTGCTCTGGTGGAGAGAGG gggctgctccttcctctccaagACCCGAGTGGTGCAGGAGCACGGCGGGCGGGCAGTGATCATCTCTGACAATGCGGTTGACAATGACAGCTTCTACGTGGAGATGATCCAGGACAGTACCCAGCGCACAGCTGACATCCCTGCTCTCTTCCTGCTCGGCCGAGATGG CTACATGATCCGCCGCTCCCTGGAACAGCATGGGCTGCCATGGGCCATCATTTCCATCCCAGTTAATGTCACCAGCATCCCCACCTTTGAGCTGCTGCAACCGCCCTGGACCTTCTGGTAG
- the CCT7 gene encoding T-complex protein 1 subunit eta isoform X2 has protein sequence MDKLIVDGRGKATISNDGATILKLLDVVHPAAKTLVDIAKSQDAEVGDGTTSVTLLAAEFLKQVKPYVEEGLHPQIIIRAFRTATQLAVNKIKEIAVTVKKEDKVEQRKLLEKCAMTALSSKLISQQKAFFAKMVVDAVIMLDELLQLKMIGIKKVQGGALEESQLVAGVAFKKTFSYAGFEMQPKKYNNPMIALLNVELELKAEKDNAEIRVHTVEDYQAIVDAEWNILYDKLERIHHSGAKVVLSKLPIGDVATQYFADRDMFCAGRVPEEDLKRTMMACGGSIQTSVNALSADVLGRCQVFEETQIGGERYNFFTGCPKAKTCTIILRGGAEQFMEETERSLHDAIMIVRRAIKNDSVVAGGGAIEMELSKYLRDYSRTIPGKQQLLIGAYAKALEIIPRQLCDNAGFDATNILNKLRARHAQGGMWYGVDVNNEDIADNFEAFVWEPAMVRINALTAASEAACLIVSVDETIKNPRSTVDAPPAAGRGRGRGRPH, from the exons ATGGACAAGCTGATTGTAGATGGCCGAG GCAAAGCAACAATTTCTAATGATGGGGCCACAATTCTGAAACTCCTTGATGTTGTCCATCCAGCAGCAAAGACTCTAGTGGACATTGCTAAATCCCAAGACGCTGAG GTCGGTGATGGTACCACCTCAGTGACCCTGCTGGCTGCAGAGTTTCTGAAGCAGGTGAAACCCTATGTGGAAGAAGGTTTGCACCCACAGATCATCATCCGAGCTTTCCGCACTGCCACCCAGTTG GCAGTTAACAAGATCAAAGAGATCGCTGTGACCGTGAAGAAGGAAGATAAAGT GGAACAGAGGAAGCTGCTGGAGAAGTGTGCCATGACCGCCCTGAGCTCTAAGCTGATTTCCCAGCAGAAAGCCTTCTTCGCTAAGATGGTGGTGGATGCAGTGATAATGCTCGATGAGTTGTTGCAGCTTAAAATGATTGGAATCAAGAAGGTGCAAGGTGGTGCTCTAGAG gagTCCCAGCTGGTAGCTGGCGTTGCATTCAAGAAGACTTTCTCTTATGCTGGGTTTGAAATGCAACCCAAAAAGTACAACAATCCAATGATTGCCCTTTTAAATGTTGAGCTTGAGCTGAAAGCTGAGAAAGATAATGCTGAAATCAGAGTCCACACGGTGGAG GATTATCAGGCAATTGTTGATGCTGAGTGGAACATTCTCTATGACAAGTTAGAGAGGATCCATCATTCTGGAGCCAAAGTCGTCTTATCCAAACTCCCCATTGGGGATGTGGCCACCCAGTACTTTGCCGACAGGGACATGTTCTGTGCTGGCCGGGTGCCGGAGGAGGATCTGAAGAGGACAATGATG GCCTGCGGAGGCTCCATCCAAACCAGTGTGAATGCTCTGTCAGCTGATGTGCTAGGCCGCTGCCAGGTCTTTGAAGAGACGCAGATTGGAGGCGAGAG GTACAATTTCTTCACTGGCTGCCCCAAGGCCAAGACCTGCACTATCATCCTTCGTGGTGGTGCTGAGCAGTTTATGGAGGAGACAGAGCGGTCTCTGCATGACGCCATCATGATCGTCAGGAGGGCCATCAAG AATGATTCAGTGGTAGCTGGTGGCGGGGCCATTGAGATGGAGCTTTCCAAGTATCTGCGGGATTACTCAAGGACCATTCCAGGAAAACAGCAGCTGTTGATCGGGGCATATGCCAAGGCCTTGGAAATTATCCCACGTCAGCTGTGTGACAATGCTGGCTTTGATGCCACAAACATCCTCAACAAGCTGCGAGCTCGGCATGCCCAG gGGGGCATGTGGTATGGAGTGGACGTCAACAATGAGGACATTGCTGACAACTTTGAGGCGTTTGTGTGGGAGCCAGCCATG